A region from the Benincasa hispida cultivar B227 chromosome 10, ASM972705v1, whole genome shotgun sequence genome encodes:
- the LOC120089020 gene encoding extensin-like gives MSSASDSQNQSMSFGDVSSVSSFFSSSVSTLPSPSPRKTSKASVPTKTLHDRASSTSQRPFQSKPTKTPTKRSSKTTQQPKTTPQPKPKTPSKPRQRPSSSTAANKPYTKPTPPPFIPNITPVGATHDPIPAYLYNAPSSAVRPPPPLSIQPLATIYPVEADTSSQPPRSPIIISSPWLPHTPSGTPSFTPPRPSSDNPMSERNLEELVELA, from the coding sequence ATGTCGTCAGCGTCTGATAGTCAGAATCAATCCATGAGTTTTGGAGACGTCTCATCGGTAAGTTCTTTCTTCTCCTCATCTGTTTCAACTTTGCCTTCCCCAAGCCCTCGAAAAACCTCAAAAGCCTCTGTCCCAACCAAAACTCTGCACGACAGAGCATCCTCCACCTCCCAACGACCATTTCAGTCGAAGCCCACCAAAACACCCACAAAACGTTCTTCCAAGACCACCCAACAACCCAAAACCACCCCTCAACCAAAACCCAAAACCCCTTCAAAACCAAGGCAGCGTCCATCGTCATCCACAGCTGCCAATAAGCCATATACCAAGCCCACCCCACCACCATTCATTCCAAACATCACTCCGGTGGGTGCGACGCATGACCCCATCCCAGCCTACCTTTATAACGCCCCATCATCAGCCGTGCGTCCACCACCTCCACTGTCAATCCAACCCTTGGCCACCATCTACCCAGTTGAAGCAGACACGTCCAGCCAACCACCGCGTTCACCCATCATCATCTCATCCCCTTGGTTGCCACATACCCCATCAGGCACCCCTTCATTTACTCCACCTAGGCCCAGCTCTGACAATCCTATGTCAGAGCGTAACCTTGAAGAGTTAGTAGAATTGGCTTGA